The DNA segment ATTTCTCTAACAATCCTCAAAATCCTCTTTTTTTCGTAAGATTATCGAGTTCTTTCTACAATTAAGTATGTATTATGATACCATGAAACCAACTATTTGTGTTCTCTTTTGTAGGAATGGTTTTGTTTATCCTGTGTCTAACACAAATAGCCCATCTGAATGAAAAGGGAGAGATCAATTTGCTTAAATATGATGGACATATTCACACCCCTTTTTGTCCACATGGTACGAAAGATGAGTTAAATCGGTATTGTGAACAAGCCATTAAGGAAGGGTTATCCGGCATAACATTTACTGAGCATGCCCCTCTTCCTGAAAATTTTGTTGATCCTGCCCCTACTCAGGATAGTGCCATGCCTAAAAGTCAGCTGTATCAATACATTGAACAAGTACAAGCTGTAAGAACACAGTATAAGGATCAACTAACGGTTGGAGTCGGTCTTGAAGTAGACTTTATTGAAGGCTACGAGAAAGAGGTCACTACCTTATTAAATGAAGTTGGACCAATGCTCACAGACAGTATTTTGTCGGTGCATTTTCTAAAGGTGCAAAATCAGTATATGTGTATGGATTTTAGTCCAGAGCTTTTCCAAGAAATTGCCGATTTACTAGGTTCAGTGGATGCCGCTCATCAGTTGTATTACGAAACGGTACATAAGTCAGTCCAAGCTGATTTAGGACCCTATAAACCAAAGCGCGTTGGCCATATTACTCTTGCGAATAAGTTTCAAAAAAGGGTGCAGCCTACTCGGTCATTTGCCAAGGAGATTGATCAACTTCTCCTAGCGATAAAAGAACGTGGGTATGCCCTTGATTATAATCTTGCCGGCTTGCGTAAGCCATTATGTAAAGAAAGCTATCCACCATATGATGTAGCAGTGCAAGCAGCTTCTATGGAAATTCCATTGATTTTTGGATCTGATTCTCACCAAGCAAAGGAAGTATCGATTGCTTGGAGCGAGTATAATGGCATTCAGTTGTCAACTCCATAATAAGAAATGCCTCCAGGGATCCAGGTCCTTTGGAGGCATATTTAATACTTGGTTATTTTTTGATAAGCTCTAAATCTACAGGAATAAAGTCTTCAACTTCCTCGCCGTTTAAGACACTATTAGCTGCTTCTAATGCTTCATATCCAATAATGGTTGGCTGCTGTGCAACTGTTCCAGCCATGCGGTCGTTGCCTACTGCTTCTACTGCATCAATTGTCGCATCAAAACCGATAATGACGATATCATCTTGTCCTGCAGCTTCAATGGCTTCAAGTGCTCCTAATGCCATTTCATCATTGTGAGCAAATACACCTTCGATATCGCTGTTTCCTTGAAGAATGTTCTCCATAACCGTTAATCCTTCTGCGCGGTCAAAGTTTGCCGTTTGCTTCGCGACTACATCAAGCGACTCATTAGCAATATTATTAAAGCCTTCCCCGCGCTCACGTGCAGCAGAAGATCCTGGGATCCCTTCAAGTTCAGCCACTTTAGCACCTTCACCAACTAATTCAACCATGAGTTCACCTGCAAGCTCTCCTCCTGCGATATTATCTGAGGCGATATGTGTAACCACCTCACCGCCATCAGCACCACGGTCTACTGTGATAACCGGAATGTCTGCGTTATTTGCTGCTTCAATTGCAGCTGTTACAGCTGAAGAGTCTGTTGGATTAATAACAATTAAGTCAACACCACGTTGAATTAAATCCTCAACATCACTGATCTGCTTTGAACTATCATCCTGTGCATCAACAGTCACTAATACTAAACCAAGTTCAGATGCCTTAACCTCCGCTCCTTCTTCTAATGTCACAAAGAACGGGTTATTTAATGTAGACACTGAAAATCCAACTGTAAAGTCTTCACTGCTACCTTCTGTGCCCTCGTTATCATTGCTTTCACTAACAGGTGATTCAGTTGAACAAGCTCCCATTAGTAGTACAGTACTTAGTCCTGTTGCCGCTAACCATTTTTTCATCTCTACTCTCTCCTTTAAGCTGTTTTTTTGCGGTCAATTAATACCGCTAATAAAATGACACTACCTTTTACTACTTGTTGAAAGAATGAACTAACCCCCAATAAATTAAGCCCATTGTTCAACACACCTATGATCAAGGCACCAATCAATGTGCCGACGATCCATCCTCTACCTCCGGTTAAGCTTGTACCACCAAGTACAACAGCAGCAATCGCATCAAGCTCGTACATGGAGCCGGCAGTAGGTTGAGCAGAATTTAATCGAGACGTAAGAATCACTCCTGCAACCGCTGCCAGAAACCCTGTTAAGGAATATACATAAATTTTAATTCTGTCTACTTTAATACCAGAAAGGATAGAAGCTTCTTCATTTCCTCCTACTGCGTAGACCCGTCGACCAAACGTTGTTTTCTTAAGAACCATATATAAGATGACAAAACTAACTAACATCGTAATGGCAGGCATTGGAATTCCAAAAAAGTAACCGCCACCAATCATTTGGAAAAGCGTAGAATCACCTAAACCGGTGATTGGCTTTCCATCTGTAAACATTAAGGTTGCACCACGGAAGATCGTCATCGTTGCAAGTGTTGCAATAAACGGAGCAACCTTCCCTTTAGAAATAATTAATCCGTTAATCGCACCAAGGCCTGTCCCAATGATGAGACCTAAAGCGATTGCAAGAACAGGATCAACACCCGCTGCAAGTAAGGAAGCTGTAACTGCACCTGATAAGGCTAAAATGGCGCCGACAGATAAGTCAATTCCGCCAGTTAGAATAACAAAGGTCATCCCAAAAGCGATGAGTGCATTAATGGAAACCTGTCTAAGAACATTTAATAGGTTCGAAAAGGATAAAAACCCTGGATTTAAAATACTAATGATTACCACAATGATGAATAAACCGATAAATGGTCCGAGTGTGGTGGCCAATGACTTCATATGTTTATTTGCGAACATGTTTGTCTCCTCCTGTGGCGTAGTGCATAATGGTCTCTTCTGTTAAATCATCTCGGTCCAAAATACTCATTAACTTCCCTTCAAACATAACGGCCGCTCGAGTACTTAACCCAATAATTTCTGGTAGTTCAGAGGAAACCATAATAATGGCCACACCAAGTTTTGCTAGTTCATTCATAATGAGATAGATTTCTTTTTTGGCACCAACATCAACACCTCTAGTTGGTTCATCAAGAATTAGTACCTTCGGATCAGTTCCTAGCCATTTAGCAATGACGACCTTTTGTTGATTCCCACCACTTAATGACTTGGCCAGCTGGTTTGGTCCCGAAGCTCGAACACCAAGCTTTTGTACAAGCTCATCATGCAATTGTTTTTCCTTAGATGATTGAACCCAGCCAGAACTTGATATCGCTTTCAAATTCACTAAGTTAAGATTATCCTTGATAGAAAAATCCGTAATTAACCCTTTTGTTTTACGATCTTCAGATACAAACCCTAACCCTTGTTGGATCGCATCGGATGGATTTCCGAGCTTTATGGCTTGCCCGTCAAGTTCAATCAGTCCATCGTCTGCCTTCCGGTAACCAAAAATGGTCTCAACAACCTCTGATCTTCCAGCCCCCATTAAACCGGCAATACCAAAAATCTCACCTGAGCGTACACTAAATGAAATATCATGAAACTCGCCTCTACGAGTAAGCCCTTTCACTTCAAGCTTCGTTTCACCAGGATTCAGATCGTGATCCGGATATCTACCACCAAGTTCACGTCCAACCATCATTCGGACGATCTCATCAAAATCTGTGTTAGCTATGACCTTTGTGCCAACATATTGACCATCTCTTAAAATCGTAATGCGTCCGCAAAGCGAGAAGATCTCTTCCATCCGATGAGAAATGTAAACAAAGGTAACACCCTTTTTCTGCAGAGAGCGAACAGCTTCAAACAATGTATCGATTTCGCGATCCGTTAAAGCGGCCGTAGGCTCATCCATAATAATAATATCGGCATTTGTCATGAGAGCTTTTGCAATTTCAATTAATTGTTGTTTTCCGACCGAAAGTCTCCCTGCACGCTCTGTTGCTTTCACTTGAAGGCCGAGCTCACTTAATTTCTCTTCAGCTAAACGATTCATTTCCTTTGTTTTCAGCCAGCCTGTTCGTCCAACCGTTTGTTCATTCCCTAGGAACAAGTTTTCAGCCACAGTTAACTCTGGCAATATATTTAACTCCTGATGAATAACAGCAATTCCATCTAGCTCTGCTTCTTTTGGATGTTTATAATGGACCGCTTTTCCTTTAACTGAAATGGACCCTTCATTGGAGCTGTAGATTCCTGTGAGAATTTTCATCAATGTTGATTTCCCGGCGCCGTTTTCACCCATTAACGCATGGATTTCTCCCTTCTCAAGGGAAAATGAAACGTCTTTTAGAACATGGTTGCCACTAAATGATTTATGAATTCCTTCCATTTGAACAATCATATCTGAACCCCCTTTTTAGAAAATGACTCCTGCGCGGAGGATGACATTTGCGTAAGGTGTGCTCTCACCTGTGCGTATAATCACCTTTGCCTTAGATGTTTCTTGTTTCAATTTTTCATGAGGCAAATAGTAGGTTGGGATCTCTTGCCTAGAGAAAATTTGATGAATGTATGAGTTCTGTGTCTTGATTTCATCAGCTAAGATAAAGGCTTCAACCTCCATATCCATTAAAAGCTCAGTAAGTACATCCAAAAAGCTAGGTACACCTAATTTGATCGACAAATCGATACATTCAACACCTTGAGGTACAGGTAATCCACAATCAGCAATAACAATCTGATCTGTGTGACCAAGTGAAGCTAACACTCTTGCAATGTCTCGGTTTAACATCCCGTGTTTTTTCATGTTAACTCCTTCTTTACTAGATATTGATGTACTTCCTCATATGTTGGCATTCCACCTTGCGCTCCTAAAGCCTGAACGGAAAGTGCTGCTGCTGCATTCGCATAAATAATTGATTGCTCGAGGCTTTCTCCATTTGCAAGCGTTGCGGCTAAGGCACCATTAAATGTATCGCCTGCTCCAGTGGTATCAACAAGCTGTACAGAGTGACCAGCCACCTGCTTCCGCTGACCAGCTTCGTGCCAGCTTACGCCCGCTTCCCCCTCGGTCATAATCACTTTTTCCTGATACTCATTTGAATCTTTAAATAACAGCTCGTACTCCGTCTCATTTGGCGTAATGTAATCGGCTATTGATAACACAGTGTCAGATAGCGGATAGGCCGGTGCCGGGTTTAAGATAACCTTCGTTTGATGCTTTTGACAGATTGCAAGTGTTCTTTCAACAGCTTCGAGTGGAATTTCTAATTGGATTAGTACAATATCACTATCTGCTAACACTTGTTCAAATTGATTAATGTATTCAACTGTTACTTCGTCGTTCGCTCCGGGAGTTATGATAATTCGATTATCTTGATCCGAGAGAATAATTGAAGCAATACCCGAGCTACAATCTGTAACCGGTTCCACATTTGAGACATCAACTCCCTCATTTGCCAAACCATCTAATAGAATCTTGCCAAATGGGTCATCCCCCACTCGACCGATCATTCGTACCGTTGCACCAAGTCTTGCAGCCGCTACAGCCTGGTTTGCCCCTTTGCCGCCTGGCATCGTAACAAAGCTTTCACCTTTTATCGTTTCCCCTTGCTTAGGAAAAACCGCTGTACTCGTCACCATATCCATGTTGATACTACCAACTATTGTTACGTTCCCCATACTACTCTCCTCCTACTGAGGTTTCTCTAATCGTTAATGTTGTTTTAAATTCATGTCTATATGACTGCAGTTCT comes from the Alkalihalobacillus sp. FSL W8-0930 genome and includes:
- the hisJ gene encoding histidinol-phosphatase HisJ, giving the protein MLKYDGHIHTPFCPHGTKDELNRYCEQAIKEGLSGITFTEHAPLPENFVDPAPTQDSAMPKSQLYQYIEQVQAVRTQYKDQLTVGVGLEVDFIEGYEKEVTTLLNEVGPMLTDSILSVHFLKVQNQYMCMDFSPELFQEIADLLGSVDAAHQLYYETVHKSVQADLGPYKPKRVGHITLANKFQKRVQPTRSFAKEIDQLLLAIKERGYALDYNLAGLRKPLCKESYPPYDVAVQAASMEIPLIFGSDSHQAKEVSIAWSEYNGIQLSTP
- the rbsB gene encoding ribose ABC transporter substrate-binding protein RbsB; this encodes MKKWLAATGLSTVLLMGACSTESPVSESNDNEGTEGSSEDFTVGFSVSTLNNPFFVTLEEGAEVKASELGLVLVTVDAQDDSSKQISDVEDLIQRGVDLIVINPTDSSAVTAAIEAANNADIPVITVDRGADGGEVVTHIASDNIAGGELAGELMVELVGEGAKVAELEGIPGSSAARERGEGFNNIANESLDVVAKQTANFDRAEGLTVMENILQGNSDIEGVFAHNDEMALGALEAIEAAGQDDIVIIGFDATIDAVEAVGNDRMAGTVAQQPTIIGYEALEAANSVLNGEEVEDFIPVDLELIKK
- the rbsC gene encoding ribose ABC transporter permease (functions to transport ribose at high affinity; forms a complex with RbsA2C2B); the encoded protein is MFANKHMKSLATTLGPFIGLFIIVVIISILNPGFLSFSNLLNVLRQVSINALIAFGMTFVILTGGIDLSVGAILALSGAVTASLLAAGVDPVLAIALGLIIGTGLGAINGLIISKGKVAPFIATLATMTIFRGATLMFTDGKPITGLGDSTLFQMIGGGYFFGIPMPAITMLVSFVILYMVLKKTTFGRRVYAVGGNEEASILSGIKVDRIKIYVYSLTGFLAAVAGVILTSRLNSAQPTAGSMYELDAIAAVVLGGTSLTGGRGWIVGTLIGALIIGVLNNGLNLLGVSSFFQQVVKGSVILLAVLIDRKKTA
- a CDS encoding sugar ABC transporter ATP-binding protein, translating into MIVQMEGIHKSFSGNHVLKDVSFSLEKGEIHALMGENGAGKSTLMKILTGIYSSNEGSISVKGKAVHYKHPKEAELDGIAVIHQELNILPELTVAENLFLGNEQTVGRTGWLKTKEMNRLAEEKLSELGLQVKATERAGRLSVGKQQLIEIAKALMTNADIIIMDEPTAALTDREIDTLFEAVRSLQKKGVTFVYISHRMEEIFSLCGRITILRDGQYVGTKVIANTDFDEIVRMMVGRELGGRYPDHDLNPGETKLEVKGLTRRGEFHDISFSVRSGEIFGIAGLMGAGRSEVVETIFGYRKADDGLIELDGQAIKLGNPSDAIQQGLGFVSEDRKTKGLITDFSIKDNLNLVNLKAISSSGWVQSSKEKQLHDELVQKLGVRASGPNQLAKSLSGGNQQKVVIAKWLGTDPKVLILDEPTRGVDVGAKKEIYLIMNELAKLGVAIIMVSSELPEIIGLSTRAAVMFEGKLMSILDRDDLTEETIMHYATGGDKHVRK
- the rbsD gene encoding D-ribose pyranase, yielding MKKHGMLNRDIARVLASLGHTDQIVIADCGLPVPQGVECIDLSIKLGVPSFLDVLTELLMDMEVEAFILADEIKTQNSYIHQIFSRQEIPTYYLPHEKLKQETSKAKVIIRTGESTPYANVILRAGVIF
- the rbsK gene encoding ribokinase yields the protein MGNVTIVGSINMDMVTSTAVFPKQGETIKGESFVTMPGGKGANQAVAAARLGATVRMIGRVGDDPFGKILLDGLANEGVDVSNVEPVTDCSSGIASIILSDQDNRIIITPGANDEVTVEYINQFEQVLADSDIVLIQLEIPLEAVERTLAICQKHQTKVILNPAPAYPLSDTVLSIADYITPNETEYELLFKDSNEYQEKVIMTEGEAGVSWHEAGQRKQVAGHSVQLVDTTGAGDTFNGALAATLANGESLEQSIIYANAAAALSVQALGAQGGMPTYEEVHQYLVKKELT